A DNA window from Carassius gibelio isolate Cgi1373 ecotype wild population from Czech Republic chromosome A8, carGib1.2-hapl.c, whole genome shotgun sequence contains the following coding sequences:
- the LOC128019164 gene encoding integumentary mucin A.1-like: MAPAALLIGCLLATISCLTTGQTTTSINAVPASPNATDMSDNATNVLPDATSATTILPTSPSTTMAPNSTNTVPSVTNTPPNTPPNATNMATNTDTMAPTQQRNDATNTPPNATNTPPNATNTPPNATNTPPNATNTPPNATNTPPNATNTPPNATNMAPNATSALPNATTTNATTPQASLYGSCASPDLCCSGLNSNCHRKNCFCDVACLRLHDCCPDFKPTCLTGIQKYSNKTHI, from the exons ATGGCTCCTGCTGCTTTACTCATCGGCTGTCTGCTTGCCACAATCAGCTGCTTAACCACAG GTCAAACTACCACATCAATTAATGCTGTTCCTGCATCACCTAATGCAACTGACATGTCGGACAATGCAACTAATGTATTGCCTGACGCAACTAGTGCAACTACCATTTTGCCCACATCACCTAGCACCACCATGGCACCCAACTCAACCAACACGGTGCCCAGTGTAACCAACACGCCGCCCAACACGCCGCCAAATGCAACCAACATGGCAACCAACACAGACACCATGGCGCCAACGCAACAACGCAATGACGCAACCAACACACCACCAAATGCAACCAACACACCACCAAATGCAACCAACACGCCGCCCAACGCAACCAACACACCACCAAATGCAACCAACACGCCGCCCAACGCAACCAACACGCCGCCAAATGCAACCAACACGCCGCCCAACGCAACCAACATGGCGCCAAATGCAACTAGCGCATTACCTAATGCGACTACAACAAATGCAACAACTCCTCAGGCTTCATTGT ATGGAAGTTGTGCGAGTCCAGATCTGTGCTGCTCTGGACTGAATAGCAACTGTCAtcgtaaaaattgtttttgtgatGTTGCTTGTCTGAGATTACATGACTGCTGCCCTGATTTTAAACCCACCTGCCTCACAGGTATTCAGAAATATTCAAACAAAACCCATATTTGA